Sequence from the Meriones unguiculatus strain TT.TT164.6M chromosome 5, Bangor_MerUng_6.1, whole genome shotgun sequence genome:
TTACAATGTCATTTGTCAATTGATCTGTTTCTGTAAACCAAAGTACTAAGTTACGTAAGttccctttctgttttcctcaGAGTTCAAGTACTTCAGGGCTATGGAATGATCTGAGACTATGCCTCAAATATTTCTGTTTCTCAGTACTcaaagtagttaaaaaaaaaaaaaatctcaccagtTTCCCATGTCAGGATGAACTACAGGGAAGAAGGCTGACTGGAGAGCCTTGGAAGTTACTAAAATTTATCTCCTGACTCAGATGCTTCCTGGTTACAATTCCCAAATCACACCACAGGCCCATGAATGTGCCCTATGGAGTGTCATTCTGCTAAAGCCCTGGAAGGAGGTTTCCAGAGAACAGACCACTGCTCAGGTAGAAACTTCTCCCAACTGTAACACTCACCAAAGGTTGACCACTCCTATTTCATAGTCACTCTCACACCGACACCAGTGTTCCAATACCTGGGAGCTTCATTTTCTTCAACCGGGAGGGGGCAGCACTGGCAACATTCCCCATCCATAAAAAGTGGCACTGGTCCTCCTTGGGTCCAGAGTTTTCCCTTCACAGCAGCATCTCCCTACATGTCCAGGAGACAGCCCAAGCAGGGAAGTAGTGAAAGGAAGCAGCCAAATCTAAACAGATTTCTGCCAGAGCCCCTGCCTGTCTTGGCTACAGGAAGGGGCCTGTCAAGGGCTGCCCTATAATACTGCATACTGACCAAGAACAGTCAGCAGAAAATAGACCCTTGAGAGGTGCCTAGGAGCCATTTCTTCCTTGGCCCAACAGAGCTGCACTGAGCTTTATCTCAGAAATAAAATGGTAAAGTTCCCTGAAAAGagaacatttcattaaaaaaataataatacagaaaAACCAGCAAGtgaatgctgattttttttttcctgttcttatCCAGCTGTAGTGGAAATGCCTCAAAGTGCACAGCAAGATACTACTGTTTCCATCCCTCACCTCTGTGCATCCAGATGCCCAccatctccccttcttccttggTACCCTGCTGCCCAAGACTCTGGCCCCTGCCTACTGCTGTCAGTTAGGGGCCCCCTTCTGCTTAGCCAGGGTGCACTTCAGCTCCCGGAGGTTCTCCGTCAGCACCTCAACCTCATCCATTCGACCACACTGCTTGGCATCAAAGATATAAGCCTTGATGTTATCAATCTGCTGCAGGAGCAGCTCCTCCTCGATATGCTCCTCAGCCTCCATGCCACTATCACTGTCCACCTCAAAGGGGTTGGTGCAGGGGCACTCTTCAAAAGGGTTTCCAGGGGCAGGTGGGCTAGCAGGCTTGGGATGGTCATCCTCATCAAAGGGGTTGGGTGCTGGACTGTCTGGGTCAGTAAAGGGATTCCCTGCCCCCAAATCtgccacctcctcttcctcagcaTCTTCGTCAAAAGGGTTGTATTCTCTGGAGACAGCAGCCGGAGGGCCCTGGACAGCCTCTGCAACAGCAGGGCTGGCAGCATCCtctgtagggctggagaggtcTTCTTCATCAAATGGATTGAAAGAGGTCTTATCACTGTGCTGTGACATGGTGCTCTGGAGGAATAAGTCCTGGCCAAGGGCTGGGGGCCCAGACAAGTGGACAAGTGCTAGAGCTGAGCCAGGTGAAAGGGTATTGGGAGCTGTGCTGCTCTGAACTGGGGAAGAGTCCCGATTCAAGGAATAGGCAAGATCAGTGTGAGGCCCTCGGCTAGGCTCCAGATGGAAGGGTATGACTTCTCGGAGCTCTAGAGCACGAGTCCGTGTGTGCAGGGATGCCGCCAGGAACTGTTCCTGTTCTCGGTCCAGTTCCCGCTTTCGGAGCATCTGCAGCTGCTCCCGCTgcagctcctcctcctcagcctgcCTCCGGGACAGCTCGATGGCCTTCTCAGTCTGCTGCTGGTCATATTCGTCCTGCAGCTGCCGCAGGTTCTCTTGAAGTATGCACAGCTCATCTGTGCGGCCTGCAGCTTTGGCCTGTCTGATGAAGGATGTAATGTTGTAGATCTGCTGGAGGAGAGGGTCAGGGTCCTCACTCTGCCCCTGACCTTCCGACAATGGGAGCCAGCCCTCAGCCTTTCGCAAGGGAGCAGGGATGCCTCGCAGAGACCTCACTTCACCATTCGCTGCATGAGATGCCAAACCACTCTGCCTTTCTTCAAGCTTCCGCTGGGACTCCAGAGCAGCCTGCAAAGACAGCAAACACCACAAAGGTCACCATGGTCACCAAGCCAGCAGTCTTCCTGGCCTGCCACCCTCTATTACCTCAGCAACACTAAAATAATTAAACTGCTGAAACAAGGGCAGGCTTAGAATCCAAAACGATATATGTTGAAAAGATTCCCTCCAACTTAGTTTCACTGGCACAACACTTATCTTAAACTTCCAAAGATTGTCACTCTTATCTATATAAGGTTAGAAATTCAGGTGATACTAAGGTAcatactgttttctgttttcattttgggttttgtggtgctggggatagaatCCAGGGCCTTAAACATGCTAAACAAGCATTCTATCGCTGGACTTTCAAACAGCACCTTCATTTTCTTGTAAAACATAcagcctcactatgtagcacaagctggtctggaacttaaaATCCTCTTGTCTTGGCCTCTTGAGGGCTGggtacaggcatgtaccactgtacCTGCTGTTTTTTGTTTAACAGTGCACATTCCAAGGTCTTCTCCTGGAACTTGCCTGCAAACCTACCAGAGGGAAAATTATCAATCCCTGTGGTGGTCTTGATAGGAGAGCATCAGCAGAACTACTAAAAGAAAACTAAGACCCAGTAAGAAAACAACTATTTTTCTAAGGCCATAACAGAAGCTAGCTTGAGAAGGAGAGACTCAGCAGCAGAGAGGTGGGATATGACAGCAGAGAGTCAGAAGCCAGTGGGTGCACCTGTCTTTCCATGGTCCTCTTCTGTTCCAGGTCctgcttccttttgttttttagttcttcAAACTGTTCTTTGGTTGGCAGTGACATCAAACCCAGTAACTTTTCCTATAGGAGGGTAATAGACAACTTTTACACTTACagtgttttgggggtggggggacttgATTGTAAGCCTTATACACTTAAGGTAAGTCACTCTACCTATTAACAGGAAGGACATTAATGTCACCTTTCAAATGGACCTACCTTTTCGTTATGAGATGGCCACATCAGATCTCCAGGCCTGTGCCAGCTTCTCCCTGAGGCTGTGTCCCGACCTCATCCACCATATCTACCCAGACCCCAGCACTCCTTGGTGCCCTTTTTGCTTAATtactcctctcagatctctccctAGTACTTCTCTAACACACTACATGTTTTAGTAGTGTGTTGTCTGTCCCTTGATATGTAGCCTCACATTCTACCAATGGAAATATTCCCTCCTGCAGAGAAGATGGAGGCTTAAAAGTCATGAAGCTTCAAGAAATTAACAAGACTCAAGAAACTAATGCAACTTCTAAGATTCCTGGCCATCCTAAGTTGATATGAACAGGGTACAACTGCTAGGGCAGAGGAGTCCCCTTAGAGCTACTTGCAACCAAATTATCCAGGGAAGCCTACAATGCAGGGGATATCagaggtagaaaaatgcaactcTGATCTAATCATCTAGGTTTAGCCTGCTGCTCTTGAACCATTGTCCAGTGACCCAGAAAGAGTCCCTGACGAGAGGAAACATCACTTTCCACTAATACCAAAAACTTAGAATCCATCAACTCCCCAACTAAAATGAAATAATCCAATAAAGGACAGCAGACACAGCCAAAGTACCAATCCATGGTCAAACATAGAAGACTTGGTGATTAAAATAAGACACAAATTTGCAAGCATGTTTGTGAGCGTTAATCTTCCTTGTCTATTTTTAAATGGGTTTAGAACCAAAGCACACCTCTAGGTGTGTCCATAAGGGTCTTTCCAGAAAagtttgaggtgggaagatccaatCTGGTGTGGTTGGGTCTGAGTTGGGCTcctggactgaatgaaaaggagaaagcaagctgagcaccagcattcatctctctctgcttcttaactGCAGATATAACATGTTCAGTTGCCTCCTGCTACCAAGACCACCCCACCATGATAGACTTCAAACTGTGACCCAAATCAAGTCTTTCTTAAGTTTATCAagtattttctcacagcaatgagaaaactaATACAATGAGCTAATTACCAACATAAAAAGtataaatagagaaaaagaaattaagaaagaaaacacaccagCATGAAGAACAACTATATTGCAGACACAGGATTAAAAGCTGTTTTAAACAcaagagctgcagagatggctcaggagtgagaaaaacctgaatttggttccaagatccagctcacaactgtctgtaacttcagatccaatgccttctttgGACTCTGCAGTACATGCATTCACATGTCCATCAACCCACATGTCAACACACACATAtgataaaagaaatcaaaagaacaaaacaaagtaacccaagacctacacacatacacacacacacacacacacacacacacacacacacactctaacagGCATGAAGCGGGAAGAAACTAGCGGGAAAAAGCAGTCAGAAGGAATGGAGGGGGATGAGAGTGGGTAATGGAGTGAATATGACCACAAAAATTATATGCTTGTATGAAACTATCAAAATgtttaataatttttcaaaaagtaTCCTTACTTTTACAGTTTTTAGCCTTTTCTCCAAATATGGCATtcataattttaagaaataataataaaaaaatgtatcaaCAGAAAAGGAGCAAGCCACACACTTATGTCACCCCAGAATGGCTTTACCTGCACAAATAGTGTAGCTGAGTATCTGATCATTCTCTGTAGCCTCAAAGTGTTTGGATGTGGTGAAGGGTCTTGGTTCAAGCCCAAGGTTAAGATCTTCTTACTATATTGGAACAAATATAACAAAGGCATCAGTGTCATGAGTGCTGCCAGCCTTGGAAACAAGAGTGAAGTCTCTGGAACTGCCAGGCTTTCATACCATGAGGACAGggaacaacacagaaaaactgaagTGTCCCTCATAGCAAGCCCCTCTGGCTACTCTAACACAGCACAGGTAAATGCTTGGCCACAGAAGTGGCCACAGAGTAAAGCCTGGCTTCACAGGTCAGCACAGGGTGTGGCAATTAAAAACCCATACTTACATGCCTTTCTGTCACTGTCTTAAACATTCAAGATTTCAGCCATCCAAAGAACATGGGTTCCTACCAATGTTGCTCTTCTATGAAATGGAGGTGCTAATTCTGACCTGTTCCATAAGGACAGGTACATAGGTATTTCAGGAAACAGTAGCTAGCTCCTATTTCTTCATTACTAATGACCATCAGAAATTTTTTTCGTTGGTCCCTTGTTTCCTAGGGACAGAACCCTTGTACATGCTAAGAAAGTATTCTATCACTCACCAACACCCAACCCCTAAGCACTCCAAATCCTTAACCAGAAGTTATTTATAGTAGAAAGTTATCTACATCCCTCCGTCAATGTTGTCACCATCACAGGAAATGTAGATAAGCCCAAATCTACTCCCCACTACTCACTGTTTCATCAAAGCATCATTTCCTTCCCATTAGCCAGCAGCAAAACATGAACTAGCAAACTTTACCTTAAAGCATCTATTAGCTCATACACTTTCTGCACTTCCACTCGAAGGTCATTGGCATGCTCCAGACTGTAGGTTGTCTCCCCAGCACTAAGGAGAAATCATAAATGTTTGGCCAAAGTTTCATGGTGTTTAAGGTCTCAGAGACAGGTTGTTAACTCTAAGGCATTTTAGACTTATTCAGACAATGCAGTAATTCCTTGGGATGCAGTAATCAAGCAGAAACCATTTCGCTATGCAGACACATCAGGGCAGACCACTGCCCAGATCTCTGAGGATCACCTCttattttctaagatttattttactatttttaggtatgtaTATGGGTATGGGTATAtatgcctgtggaagccagaagtcagatcccctggagctggagttacagctacATGACATAGGTAATGACAGCCTGACTCTAGTGCTCAGGAAAAGCAGTACACGTTTCtaactgctaagctatctctccagccccaaaggaccACATCATGAACAGAACACAAGCAGCTGCATTCATTCTGACTCACAT
This genomic interval carries:
- the Rbsn gene encoding rabenosyn-5, giving the protein MASLDDPGEVREGFLCPLCLKDLQSFYQLQSHYEEEHSEDRDVKGQIKNLVQKARKAKNKLLKREGDDRVEPGTQGYESFSYGGVDPYMWEPQELGAVRSHLSDFKKHRAARIDHYVVEVNKLIIRLEKLTAFDRTNTETSKIRAIEKSVVPWVNDQDVPFCPDCGNKFSIRNRRHHCRLCGSIMCKKCMELIGLPLANKLTSASKDSLSTHTSPSQSPNSVHGSRRGSISSVSSVSSVLDEKDDDRIRCCAHCKDTLLKREQQMDEKEHTPDIVKLYEKLRLCMEKVDQKAPEYIRMAASLNAGETTYSLEHANDLRVEVQKVYELIDALSKKILTLGLNQDPSPHPNTLRLQRMIRYSATLFVQEKLLGLMSLPTKEQFEELKNKRKQDLEQKRTMERQAALESQRKLEERQSGLASHAANGEVRSLRGIPAPLRKAEGWLPLSEGQGQSEDPDPLLQQIYNITSFIRQAKAAGRTDELCILQENLRQLQDEYDQQQTEKAIELSRRQAEEEELQREQLQMLRKRELDREQEQFLAASLHTRTRALELREVIPFHLEPSRGPHTDLAYSLNRDSSPVQSSTAPNTLSPGSALALVHLSGPPALGQDLFLQSTMSQHSDKTSFNPFDEEDLSSPTEDAASPAVAEAVQGPPAAVSREYNPFDEDAEEEEVADLGAGNPFTDPDSPAPNPFDEDDHPKPASPPAPGNPFEECPCTNPFEVDSDSGMEAEEHIEEELLLQQIDNIKAYIFDAKQCGRMDEVEVLTENLRELKCTLAKQKGAPN